A section of the Saccopteryx leptura isolate mSacLep1 chromosome 4, mSacLep1_pri_phased_curated, whole genome shotgun sequence genome encodes:
- the TMC7 gene encoding transmembrane channel-like protein 7 isoform X6: MKYLSEWDQWKRYSSKSWKRFLEKAREMTTHLELWREDLRSIEGKFGTGIQSYFSFLRFLVLLNLVIFLIIFMLILLPVLLTKHKITNSSFVLIPSKDIDIQCTVYPISSSGLIYFYSYIIDLLSGTGFLEETCLFYGHYTINGVKFQNFTYDLPLAYLLSTVTYLVLSLLWIVKRSVEGFKVNLIQSEEHFQSYCNKIFAGWDFCITNRSMANLKHSSLRYELRADLEEERIRQKIAERTSEDTIRIYSLRLLLNCVVLAVLAACFYAIYRATIFSQEHMKKEIDKMVFGENLLILYLPSIVITLANFITPVIFAKIIHYEDYSPGFEIRLTILRCVFMRLATICVLVFTLGSKITSCDNLSCELCGYNQKLYPCWETQVGQEMYKLMIFDLIIILAVTLFVDFPRKLLVTYCSSWKLMQCWGQQEFAIPDNVLGIVYGQTICWIGAFFSPLIPAIATLKLIIIFYVKEMSLLYTCKPSPRQFRASNSNFFFLLVLLIGLCLAVIPLTISMAHSIPSSKACGPFTNLNTTWEVVPKTVSTFPSSLQSLVHGVTSEAFAVPFFMIICLVMFYFIALAGAHKRVVVQLREQLSLESRDKRYLIQKLTEAQKDVRN; the protein is encoded by the exons ggaAATTTGGCACTGGAATTCAGTCCTATTTCTCCTTCTTGAGATTTCTGGTGTTGCTGAATTTGGTGATATTTCTGATCATCTTTATGCTGATTTTGCTCCCAGTCTTGCTCACCAAACACAAGATCACCAACAGCAGCTTTGTGCTCATTCCATCCAAAGACATAG atattcAATGCACAGTATATCCAATAAGTAGTTCTGGACTCATCTACTTTTACAGTTATATCATAGACTTGCTCTCTGGCACT GGTTTCTTGGAGGAGACCTGCCTCTTTTATGGACATTACACCATTAATGGGGTGAAATTTCAAAATTTCACCTATGATCTACCTCTGGCTTATTTGTTAAGCACAGTTACGTACTTGGTCCTGAGTCTTCTTTGGATAGTGAAAAG GTCAGTGGAAGGGTTCAAAGTCAACCTGATCCAGAGTGAGGAGCACTTCCAGAGTTACTGCAACAAGATCTTTGCTGGCTGGGACTTCTGCATCACCAACCGCAGCATGGCCAACCTGAAGCACAGCAGCCTGCGCTACGAGCTCCGA GCAGATCTGGAGGAAGAAAGAATACGGCAGAAAATAGCAGAAAGGACTTCTGAAGACACAATACGAATTTACTCTTTGAGATTACTTTTGAATTGTGTTGTTCTGGCTGTTTTAGCGGCATGCTTTTATGCAATCTACAGAGCTACTATATTCTCACAAGAACACATGAAAAAA GAAATTGACAAGATGGTGTTTGGGGAAAACCTCTTGATATTGTACTTGCCTTCTATTGTGATCACGCTGGCCAATTTTATCACACCAGTGATCTTCGCCAAGATCATCCACTATGAGGACTACTCCCCAGGCTTTGAGATCCGGCTGACAATCCTTAG GTGTGTCTTCATGCGGCTGGCCACCATCTGTGTGCTGGTGTTCACCCTGGGCTCCAAGATCACATCCTGTGATAACCTCTCCTGTGAGCTCTGTGGCTACAACCAGAAACTCTACCCG TGCTGGGAGACCCAAGTTGGGCAGGAAATGTACAAGCTGATGATATTTGACCTCATCATCATCTTGGCTGTGACACTTTTTGTGGATTTTCCTAGAAA GCTCCTGGTGACCTACTGTTCCTCTTGGAAGCTGATGCAGTGCTGGGGGCAGCAGGAATTCGCCATTCCCGATAATGTTCTAGGGATCGTTTATGGGCAAACCATATGCTGGATTGGAGCCTTTTTCTCCCCCCTTATCCCTGCCATTGCCACCTTGAAACTCATCATCATCTTTTATGTGAAGGAG ATGAGTCTTCTTTATACCTGCAAACCCTCCCCAAGGCAGTTCAGAGCATCCAATTctaatttcttcttcctgttgGTGTTGTTGATTGGCCTGTGTTTGGCAGTAATACCGCTGACAATCAGCATGGCACA CAGCATCCCTTCCTCGAAAGCTTGTGGGCCGTTCACCAACCTCAACACCACCTGGGAGGTGGTTCCCAAGACAGTGAGCACCTTCCCCAGCTCGCTGCAGTCCCTGGTCCACGGCGTCACATCGGAAGCCTTTGCGGTGCCTTTCTTCATGATCATCTG CCTcgttatgttttatttcattgccCTGGCCGGAGCGCACAAGCGGGTGGTGGTCCAGCTCCGAGAGCAGCTGTCCCTG gaaagTCGTGACAAGCGTTATCTAATCCAGAAACTAACAGAAGCCCAGAAGGATGTGAGGAACTGA